atatttaaatttaaatgtttatatgcaaggggttttaaataaatgtgactaaCCTTTTTAGATAGCTGgctaaatgaaaactttaatttGGGCAttgtaaacaataataataatgtgagtgCATCACTAGTACTTGTGTAGGATCATCAGACATGAATGCAGCAGAAGGGAGTGTGCACACATCATTTGCACGTCTAGCCAGTATCACAGCTGCAGTTGTGTACCTGACTCGATCTCCACCTTCTCTGGACTCGATCTGCGTTTCTTCGTCTCCTGGGCTGTGGATTCAGACTCATGCCGTCTCTTACTGCAGCTGGAGCCCTGCTCATATGAACAAGCTCATTAACTGTTTGGAAAGCATGAATATCGCAATCCACTAAGAACAATAGGTTATGACAGATGCTTTTACCGTCGGAAAGTTACGGTTTAGAAAAGCAGCAAAGTTTTGCTTCCACTGCCGAGGCTGCATCGGGACAGAGCCGAAAGACCTGTAGTCCTGTCAGTGAtgaaacacacacattacagtttGGTTGGTTGTTGTTCTTATGATTTCTGTCGATCCTAATCGCAGAATCGATTCCAGCTGTATTAAGAGCGTATGTTCACTCACGTCTCTAACGCTGGCTGCTGCAGAACAGTTGAAGCCGGGAAAGTCCACCAGCTTGCAGACATCGTAAGAGACCTTTTGGCTGTGGTTATCTTCATCCTCATTGTTGGATCCTTGCAGAGACACAGGTTATCCTCTCTGAATCATGCTAATGTCAGGGTCTAACCCCTACGACTGAGGGACTCGGACTCTTACCATCGTAGAGTGTCAGGCCGGAGTCCTCCATCTCTGCCTCCTTCAGCCATCCTGGAGGATAGCCCAGCTCCCTCATGCGATAGACGAACGGAGGAAGAGTGTTTGAGGAGATCCCCAGAGCCTCCAGGAGCTCCTGACTACACACAGATTACGACTGATCACCAAtgacatttcagttttatttggaCGATCTCTAACAGACAACGCCGGGAATGAGACCACCGGTCATATTACATGCTTTTATAATGAAACCAACTTTTTGGGGACTCTCCTGTGTCTAAATgtgtgctttttattaaaaactgaaAGATTTAAAGAAGTGTGACGCCTCACAAGAAGGCTGACCTGAGTGTTCCCGGCTTGTACTTTGTGAAGCGCTCCTCGATCTCCTCTGCGTGGTAGCGCTGGTTGCTCGGACTGATGTTCTGCGAGAACTCCTTCCTCTTTTCACTGATCCGAGCCGTATCTTTGGGCTTGAACAGTGAGAGACACACTGATTCTTACGTCGATTCAAAAGAGTCACGATGTGTCAGTAAGTATTGAACAGAAACATGTTGATCTGTGAGTAGAGAGCAGCACCTGTGGACAGTCTCGCAGCTGATGGTCCTCAGAGCTGCAGTTAAAACAGCACGGTCTCGGCCTGTGAAGACAACACCAGAAAGCAAGTCTCACAACAACATAAACACGTGAACATTGCTGCTATAGTGAACTCTTGCCATACCTTTTCACCGCTGCCTGCACCTCTTGGCCCTCGAGAGCAATGATCTGGCCAAAGATCTGCTGATATCTTTGCGAAAGTGATTCAGGAGCAGTAATGCATACAGACGTGAATCAAACAGACTTAAAGCATTGTCTAGAGCGAGTGATAAGAGTTCAGGATACTTGGGAACCTCCCATCCGTCGGTCAGCTGCGGGTTTTCATTCAGCAGCGGCTGGCCAAGTTTGTCAACACAGAAGCTGGTGAAGTACAGAACACTCCCAATCACCTACGAACCACGAACAAGAGGTACAGGTTTAGTTTGTGGTGGTTTGGTGACTGCGTCAGAATAACGTGTGCTGGCTCCGGTCTGCAGAACTCACACTGAAGGCGTTCTTCATGTGCTTGGAGTCACTGGAAGGCTTCGCTTTGTAGCTCTCCTCCATAATGAAACCTGAGTGCTGTGAACACAAACAGCAGCGTGTGACGCCGAGCACTGATGAAGACTGATGTAAGAGACATCAGTGACCGTGAACACCTACGTGAGGCTTGACATGAAGAGCAGAGGCTTCCGGATCACTGCTACACTCTTCGAGCCTCTTCTGGACAAGACAGCAGATGAAGTCCTCCATCTCTCTCCGACActgcctaaacacacacacacacacaatgttaacacacgcacacacacacacacacagagagaacgagagagagacacacacacacaaacctggaaaTGATGTTGTTTCCATAATTAATTTGACACAGTGGTCCATCTGTGCTGGAGTCTTCTATGTTGATCCTCCTGAACACAGATGAACTCTGATAGTCAGTAACTGTGAATGAAAGGCCAGTTTAAACACATTCTGACATGAGCGGACTCTTTACTCACGCGGGACGGCTCAGTATGTGTAACTTCCTCTTCAGATCCTCATGTGGGTCAGACTTAAGGCACAAACTTATAAAGAGTCAGGTCTGGTGTTTGATCATTAGAAACAGATGACACTAAAGATTGTTTAACCCTGAACAGATCTGATGGTTGGAGTTTcagtatgcattttttatttattgctgattaaaacattacaaaaatagcATAATAAGTGTTATGGATTAAATaccataaaatgaataacttcTGTGCTGCTGTTGCACACTGAATCTTATTTCTATCGCGACTCTACTGAGCTGTTTCTCTGCACGCGCTTGTGGTGAAAGTGTCGCGTGATTATAAGGATATTCTCCTCCTTGAGACGCGCGGCAGTTTCTCCGCACGCTTCTAATGTGTCCCGCAGCCGCTCCTCGTCCTCGACGCCCGCGCGCTCCGACGCGTCCTCCTCGAACTGAGCGATCAGCTCACTCTCTCCGAGCTCCACCGCAGACATGTTTGACGCAGCGTGCGACGCGCACGGCTAGAAGCACAAATCCTGCGACGCACTGATGCGTCTCCGCTGATTGGCTCGGAACCCGGAAGTAACGTCCGTTTGAACCtgtaaacaaacacttaatagcTAGCTAAAGCAGTCTGATTCACTCATCTCCTCCGGGGATGTATCTGGCTctgtagtggtggaaattatgattttttCAAGAGATTCATCGTTCATTTTCaattcgttcaccaaaatgattcgttcagtgatcatttcttcgtattacacaagactgttttttttttttagcggaAAAGAAAACACGAATTTCATCGTCCTTCAGTTCAATTCAATCATTTCTTTGTGTTCTGGTTTGACTGTAGTACaattaatgcaaaaatatttcaaaaccgacatttttaaaaaaaaaacctttacaaaagGTTTTCTTTGAGACTGTCTTAATATAAATCCAAAACAACTAGAGAATTTATAAGCCTTTGTATATAGAGCTATACATGAATCTAGTGGCTAGACCGTTTAATCTCACCAGATGGCACTAATCTGCCTTCATAAATTAGATTTCAAATAACGTGAAATACTGCCATAATTGAAAAGTATACAAAattattagaagaaaaaaaaatctttttaaaaattgATCATAATTATTAAACAGTACAATGAAATGCTctcaaaataatttcaaaaaatgtaatacaattttgAACACGTTTTTAGAACTTTTCAGTAATTACCATTTTATGCGAAGTGCATCATGAACTCACTTTGTCATGTAATAATTTTAGaattaaaataacatattaaacaatttgcattaattttatagtccatttaaaattaaaaaattttaaaaccTATTTTTTTAAGATCATCCGTTATTGGTATtatatacttataataataatcacaattatCAGTTGTATTTAATAGAGGCACTATGGTTTGAAGAGGATATGTCAATTTGATTTTGGATTTTAATTAGAACAAATACTGTCAGGCAACTATACTATCTgtaaaatatatagcctatatacattaaaataaaacccaGGAGTATACTATATTCTATGCTTAATATGCAATAAGCAAGCATTTAATAATCAGTAAAGGTGTTTTTCGTTGGTGTGTAGTTGACCTTCCACTGGAACACTCATAACAACCATTTCTAATTGTTAATTTTagtatgcatatttcctcaggcAGTTTAAATTAGAAGTAGACCAGCCTAGGCTTAACTCACCTATTAAGGATCGTAAGATCACAGTAATATAGAGACAGTGCTTAATTTCTGATTCTGGCTAAATATCAGTGCAGCATTTAAGATGTagatcataacatacttctacaGAGACTGGAAGACTTGtaggacgtccatgacatgtggagtccctcAAGGCTCAGTTCTGGGACCGTTCATGTTGTGACTGTATATGCTCCCCCTGAGTTAAATAATGAGAAATATCAAATtccctatcacagctatgctgatgacacccagatttacctagccttatcaccTAACAACTTAAATGTTTCGTTTCCaatcaagacttggagaaacttgttcatgctttTAAAGTACTATTACTTTTTATAAATCACTAAAAGGCCTAGGACCTCAGTACATTGCAGTTATGGGTTTAGGTTTGCAGATACGAACCTAACAATGTTTTTCTATGTTGAATTATTTTACTGTTCTAAATGTAAAATGGTGTTGCTCTGTTTTTTTGGTTGAAACTGATGTCAAACTGGCATCTTTAATATATTTACGTAGTAACGATTTTATTAAAAGCACTACAGCATTCACAATATATCATAGTCCCTGGTACGCCTCGGTCAGTGATATATCAGGAATCACTAGCTTTAGACAGGTTCAATACAAACACAGTGTAATATACAATCCGGTTTCCCAAAATCCAAACAAAAGCTTTACAATATTAAACACACTTTTCAGAGTCCAAGCAACGACATATGCTTGAGCAATCAACTGTATTTACAGGTGAGTTTTCAGAACGGATTAAAGGACAGACTGGATGAATCATACATGCAAGCTAATGCACCAGCATTCTCTACAAGCAGGTACAAATCAGCTTTACAGCAGCCAGAGTTTACAGAAATGAGAAGCTCAGACACCGAATGTTCAGAGAGCATCCATGCCCCTTCAGGAAAACGAGGAGGAGAATCCAAGGCCCATtcctctctgcgtgtgtgtctgtgaacGGGCCATCTCATACTGGACGTCCAGATTATGAAACATCTCTTCCTGCTGCTGCAACGTTCGGAGTCCTTCTTCATTAGCAGCTCCTGATGAgcttccttcttcttcttcttcacccTACGGTGAACACAACAGGGTCATCAGCATCCACAAATCATCTATGATACTTgcaatgaaatataaaaactggatgaaaACCAAACTAAACGAAAATGAGGAATGTTGCTTTGAAGTTGAAGAACTGAAATAACTGgggaaaaaaaatttgaataaaaagtaGACAAGGATAACTTACTTTGATGCCCATAAGTTTGCGAAATTTCACATTTTGGTCTTTATTGCCAAAATTGAGCTTCTCCCAAAGCTCAGCTGTTTGAGACTTCTTGTTTGTGTCCTGcaacataaacacacattaaTGCTGAACATCTTAAGACACATAAGACTTAAAAGTACTGGTACTAGAACGAGAGGCAGCTGGTACTGCGAAATCTCTTATCAAGGACAAAATGAGCACTAAAGAGTATTCTTCTGATGCCTTATGGTTTCGGTTTGGTTTGATCTGTCAAAAAgcttggtctgaagatgatctgaaccAGTTTTGGTAAAAACTGTATTAATTGTTTAGAATGGGTTCACATGATTTTGACGAGAATTTAGTTTGTCACGGGAACACATTGAGCTCGTGTCACGTTTTGAATAAACCCAAACGCACAGTTGAGCTGTCGGTGGCGCTGGAGGATCAGAGTTAGAAAATCCAAATTTGCTCTGGTTAATGTTCAGACCATCCTCTATCAGTTTTCCAAATTTCATAACGTTCCCATAAACTGTTCTATGGGCTGCTACAGACTCGAgagcagaggaagaggaggaggattaGTACATACAGCCAACAGACACATACCTGTCATATTACATGAAATTTATAATGAACAGAACAATTAATCCTCACCATATAAGCAGGTATCGTATAACTCGGCAACACAATTCTATTAATTATATTATCCGTGGCTGTGCTAGTCCTCACCCCTTCTTTCTTCCCCTGCCAcaacttcttcctcttcttctcctGCTCTGCAAACTTCATCGGGTTCACCGCTGAGGGATTGTAGAAGCTTGGCACAGCGATGCCCGTCTCTGCCAGCGTTTTGGCCTGGAGCGCTGCCATCTGAGCGGCCATAGCGATCTGAGGAGTGACCTGTGTGCCGGACGCCAGCAGCGCTGCGACGTTCAGACCAGGACTGGGTGCAGAGACCGGATCACACGAGAGAGGAGCTGCTGGGGAACCAGACATCCATCAGAGAGATGTAGTGTGGAGATCAGATGAAGATCTGTGCTGCTGACCTACTGTACCTGCTGCGCTCTCCTGTAGACGCTTCTCCAACAGCTCCTTCTCTTTCTGCTCCTGAAGCTTCTTAGCTCTCTCCAACCTGAGAGTGAGAGGAGAGTATACACACGGCTTCTCATCCACTACAAGAGTTTAGCTGTGGTCCAAATCAGAGCTTGATTAGGGCTGCAGGACAGATCCAAATTAAACTAGCCTTGTGTGGTACTtctcatctgcgataatatcataatcgTTGTTTTAATGATATGCCAGCTGACATTATCGAGTGTCACttgacttaataaaaataaataaatgccctgAAAGACCGAAAGTCTATTTGTGTGCTGAAGCGGATTAGAAAGAAGGTAGAATAGGCCTGTAATTACAAAATATCCCtatatgtgcttttaaatgtatatttttcaacAATGCACCTGGAAATCGATACAAATAAAGAGCTACAAATTTCAAACCGATACAATCTGATCTAGATTAAAAACTACTCATGCTGCATCTTTATTTGGATGGGGATTGAAATACAGTGGCTTCCTCCAGCTGTGAACAGCTATTATTGTCTgagaaataataaaaggacactatttcatttataatttttcttaaatctaAAAAACAATAGTGCGTCTTGAATTGTTTTCgcagttgagtgaatcgttacatcatCTCTATTATATAGTTATGTAATACTACACACACAACAGTACAACAGTGCCATTTTTTCTAAATATCAGCATAACAACAAGAAGTCAATAGTGAGTGAGTTACATTTTAGACAGAATAGTGtcagtctttttttctgtttcaccaATGAAAACTGATCCAGACCACCCAAGCATGTGAAAGCATCACACAACTGCATTTCGTTACTGAATGAATTCgttttgaacgaatcatttgagttaatGATTCAAAGATGCATTTATAAAGACATGcttgatttgtgaatgaatcgtttgaatgGACGATTCAATGATTCACTCTCTAAGACTTGCTGTCTCCTCCTGGTGGATTTAGTGTCACTTATCGATGAGAGGCCGAAACCAGCCAAGAAACCAGCACAAAGACACActtagcaatatatatatttttttttctcaatactgCACACCTGTAACTGAAACCGTGATGTGTTTAGTGTGAAATCATGCAAGCTGTGAGGTGTTCAAATCTGCTATCGAGTTAGAAAACTAAAATGTTATGatatttagtcgactaaaactgtACATTAAGTTAGTCAAACTAAATGGCACAGGAGTCTCGCAGCTTCTGCGCTGTACCTTCTGGCCAACGCCTCCTGAGCATCCATGGCTGTGTTTCTGCCCCTGAAGGTCACCGGGCTCACTGACCGACTCAGACTTTTCCTCCGGGCTTTCTCtgccctcttcttcttcttctccctaGACAAAATGACACCATCTCACAGTTTTAGCACAAACCCGCACTGCCATTCAGTTTCATGCAAAGTCCCAAGCACACGGTGTTGCTGTGACCTGCTCTGGCTGCGGCTCCTGCTGCGATGTCTGTGTTTGCTCCTGGAGTTAGATCGAGACTTAGCCCGTCTCTTCTTCTCACGACTCCTCGACCTCTTTTTGTCCCAGTTTCGACTGTGATGTCGCCTACAGTGAGATACCAGCTGACATCTAAGCACTCTAAACCTGACTTGTAGCATGAATTCAGCTGAAGTCCTGAAGGAAATACCTTTCCCTGGAGCGTGACCGTGACGGGCTCTTCGCTCGGGAGGACTTCTTGTCTTTTCGTCGATGGCGCTCCTCCGTGTCTTTATCTGGCGTCTCCAGATGATCCTCTGATCCGCTCTGACATCGCAGAGCTTTCTTCCGTGCCTGTTTTAAGAAGAATTGGTCTCTTTCAGGAAAATAGTGCAATAAAGAGAGTTAGTAAGTTGGTCTGAGAACaaactaattaaataataataataataattctgacaagaaaaactgtttttaaaaccTATGCCAACTTCCAACAGCGTGCaccattacatttaaaacatatgaGTGTATTTAACCAGCACATTTACATGCAGTTCATTCCCCCGGCCCTTTcttctttctctgtttctctcacaCATGACCGCTCACAAGTCTGGGATCAGaaggatttttatgtttttttacaggagtgtcttctgctcatcaaggctccatttatttgtttatttaagttttaaaattttTTCGGTGGCCGagtattcggtgcatccctaagtTCAAACATaaatgtcaacatgaaatcaaaatgaacccCATTTACTTGCACATTCCTGGTCTTGAGCTACTCGACTTAACGGTTCTAAAGTTATTCCTAATGTAATTAACGCACAAATGTAGTTTTTGTCATTATTACaggctatattaaaataaaaagtacttcAGAAACATAACCAAACGTGATATGTGAAGAACACTTTCTGAATGCACTGGAGGTGACTTGGTTCCCAGTTCAGAGGCTCAACATATCCTCACATTTCTGAAGATCGCTCTTGGTGTGTGCAACGTCACAGTTTTAAACAGACTTCACGACTGTGCAAATCTGCATGCATTCACATCAGAAACAGACGCTCGTTTTCTAAACTGCAATTCTGCCGGTGTCTACAAAAAAAGGCAGTAACTGGGGTTGTGAAACAAAATGTTCTTGTTTAATAAGCAAATAAGTTTAAATGACTGATAGTTACCTGTCCAGGTAGTAGGcatataattttgctatctgtCAGCAGCGTCTTCTGTTGTCTCTTCGTGCATTAGCACGCTGAGTGTAATTTATTATAGAAATGTTATCATATGATCTAAAATACAGAAGGTTAAAAAAAGCTCCCAAACAGACATTTCTCTCCCTCTGTAATCTATATTTAATAAACTCAAGATGACATGCAGTTGTGAGTATATCTGCTCTCAGTCTGGCATCTAATCTGCATACTTACCCAGCTCTAAAACTAGACAATGTCAGCTGTAAAGCTACTGGTGATGATGTGACCAGATTAATATAGGTCTACATGACATCGATGCACTAAAGTTAGTTACCTCTTTGCTTCCGCCGTGGCTGTGTCTGTGCCTCTTGTCTCCTAGAAGACAGAAAGATACGAATTCATAATTGATTGATGCACTGACAGATTCATTTTGCATGCATTTGCCGTTATTTTTTGTGCACGAAGATGTATTTTTAAGTTGCTTACGGCTTTAACAGCTCTGTTCCCAACCACTAACaaccaataaaaaaattaacccttacaaaaaaaatatatatatattttatatatatatatatatatatatatatatataaataatagactTTTAACTGAAAGTGGTTCAGATGACAAGCCTGTGTTATATGGAAATAAGAAATAACCTGGATCTGTgcatttaaaaagacaaaaggCTTCCAAAGACATCATAATGCATGACTAAATAACTTACTGATGAAATATTGAAAGTGTATGAGTTCATCAGTGGTTCATGCAATGGTGACGTCCTGAGAAAACACTGTGTGATCAATAGataagtaactgtagtctgattgagagtattaaatgtattttaatccaAATACAGCAGGTAAGGTCTCACCAATCATTCAACTTCGCCCAAGTGTCAAGGCTTTTTACATTCGCATAGCAAATTGATTGTTTACAAAGCTGTAAACTAAGAACACTGAGGAAGACGTAGGCGATGGTTTTTGTAATGAGAACGACTGAGACTGTGACATGCTCGTTCTTTGTGAAGTTGTGAACCCGGTTTAGCCCACCTGACTTCCGCTTCCGGTCGGCCGATCTCGATCTGGACCGACGTTTGGAGTTCCGCCGCTCCTCATCGGTGTCCTCGGGCGCCTGATGGGACACAATCACAGTCACTCCGAGAGTTACAGACAGTTATCGAGTGTTAGCCGCTAGCGTTAGCTGCTAACTCTCTCAGAGTCAGAACTGCTGGCCTCAGACTGTTATTCTCCGAGCGCAGAACTACTGTGTGAGGAATAACATGCTTCTGTCGAATATAACCCGCACcagacaataatcaaacacaaATACTTGCCTCCATGATGAGAGTAAACAAAGGATCTCTCTGTGGTTCGTAGCAGAACTCGAGCTCCTGTCAGCCGTTTCTCCTGGGGCAGAGCAGTGCCCggatgttcttcttcttcttctcctcctcctgaaTCTCGCGGGACGCTGCAACCGCACAGCGCCCCCTGCGGCCGGGTGGCCTGACTTTTTCTTCTTATATTTGCACGGCGGTCGGCATCAATCACCTTCTGCTCCGGAGTGTGTATCAGAAAATAGGTTTACAAACTAGATCACCCGTTCTCCCTCCTTTATCCcgacacacagacgcacacctcATCCCTGCCTTATAATAAGAATAGCAACAACAATAAGTAGAGCTTAATCTCAAATGAAACGCTTCTAATTCTTCAGCTACAACATACATTTCCAATCCAAACAAAATTCTCCTTTAGATTCTTCCCATTCTCTCAACTCTCCTGCATACTGCGTTAGTGGGATGTGGATTATTATGCCCTTGTAAACCTGCCCAATAGTTAGCCATTCACTGCTTCCTTCTCAACTCCAGTGGCGATGCCTTGACTACATCTCACTTTTTCAACTGCGATTTAGCTGCCGACCCAAATACTACACTACCGTAATCTAAGACCGACCGTATTAGAGccacatttattattttctctgATAATCTGCTTGCACCCCGTTCCCTTACCCTCAAACATCTGCATTTATAACCTTCTTGCACGTTTCCTCTATTTTCCTGATATGATCTGCAATCCAAATTAATTCATAGAAATTTAAAACTTCCAACCCTCTTTTAGTATCTTCCATATATTTGTCACAATGTCCCAACCTCCCTATATCTTCTGGAACTTTCCCAAATACATAattgatcataataataataaagcgcAACGGACTTATAACATTCCCTTGAGGTGTGCCATTTTCAGCTGCGTATTGATTTTGTTCTTCCTATTTCATCACAAGAATTTCCTCCAGCTAGTCCTCTTTGCTTGGTGTTCTGTTCTTCTAACTACTGCTTGAGCCCTGTTCCCTTCTTGAATAAAATGCTGCAAATTATGTATTCTTTTAAGTATTCTAAAAGCTTTCTTTCTATTTCTTACCGCCCCTTCATTCCAATCTATATGGAGGTCCCATCCTAATGAAAATTGCACATCCTCTTCCACGCTCTCCATAATTCCTATCTCTCCTAACTATTGTACATCACATAATCCAATTGGTTTCAGCCAAGTTTCCTGAATATACACCACATCTGGTCTCTCATCTAGctcattaataaaaattttaaactcCCGTCCATTGGCCAAAATGCTCCTAGCATTCCACTGTAAAATaacaaccattattattattaactacttGACTGATTAGTAACTTAACCTTAACCTCTGCTGTACTATCTATCACACCTGCTATGAATGTTATCagttctgtttagtttttttcttcacataGATTCCTATCGTCCACTGAAAGCCACATTGTGGGCATCACCACAGTTACAACACTTGCCATAGTCATGGTCCCCACCACATCTTGCACATCTTCTCtgtctattacagttttttcccAATATGACCAAACCTTTAGTAATTAAAGCATCTCATTGGTTTTGGCACGTGCAACCCACTGGGTAACTCATAAATCCCCCCAAAAAACTTTCTTTGGCACTATCTCTTCTTCATTAACACTATCTCTATTAACACTGTTTCACTGTCCTTTACTACTCCATCCCTTGTTGATTTCATTCCTTGAACATTCACAACTTTTGCTCCATTGATAGGCCTATTCTTCTTCATTTCCTCCGCATAATCTTATATTAGTTTTAAGAAAATTAACAAAACAGGTTTTCACATCATATCAACATGAAAAAGAAAGTGTGCTAAATTTTATACCAAAAAGCCTTGAAAACTAATTTGAAGAGGAATTTAAAAAATCTAGATTGGAATGGGATTCTGTCTACAGATCATACAAGCTACCTCTGAATGTTTAATGGTAACAattaatacattacattacatttatatttattcatttagcagacgcttttatccaaagcgacttacagatgaggacagtgaaagcaattaaaaacaacaaaaagagcaatgatatataagtgctataacaagtctcagttaggttaacacagtacacctagcatgggattttaaataatataatataaagaaaacagatagaataaaaaaagaatagagcaagctagtgttagaggtctttacacacacacacactcacacacacacacacacacacacacacacaattgcataattaatgaaaagaaaatagaatataaaaatgttagaaaggtagttagatttttttaaagaatagaattagaatagtgagtgttaaagttagaggatcaaataaagatggaagagatgtgttttaagccgattcttgaagatggctaaggactcagctgctgggattgagttgggcaggtcattccaccaggaggaacatttaatttaaaagtccgtaaaagtgactttgtgcttctttgggatggcacaatcaagcaacgttcacttgcagaacgcaagcttctagaggcacataagtctgaagtaacaaatttaggta
Above is a window of Carassius carassius chromosome 4, fCarCar2.1, whole genome shotgun sequence DNA encoding:
- the LOC132132158 gene encoding zinc finger CCHC domain-containing protein 8-like — protein: MSAVELGESELIAQFEEDASERAGVEDEERLRDTLEACGETAARLKEENEDLKRKLHILSRPARINIEDSSTDGPLCQINYGNNIISRQCRREMEDFICCLVQKRLEECSSDPEASALHVKPHHSGFIMEESYKAKPSSDSKHMKNAFSVIGSVLYFTSFCVDKLGQPLLNENPQLTDGWEVPKYQQIFGQIIALEGQEVQAAVKRPRPCCFNCSSEDHQLRDCPQPKDTARISEKRKEFSQNISPSNQRYHAEEIEERFTKYKPGTLSQELLEALGISSNTLPPFVYRMRELGYPPGWLKEAEMEDSGLTLYDGSNNEDEDNHSQKVSYDVCKLVDFPGFNCSAAASVRDDYRSFGSVPMQPRQWKQNFAAFLNRNFPTGSSCSKRRHESESTAQETKKRRSSPEKVEIESEHQVSGVRSDGFQFPPGSAPPLPPGTPPPSPPIPRDTPLLTPPPHGSPATPARGEESEDGRSLEQQQRLLESSSSRVTSLRSTPSPPDVSKEERIEGPEQRAIDLLAEMRDISVLSEVYEECSDHEAPDAPQTNTPEDEPAVTKVTLVPHRSRFAAGIIPFEDTPEFTEVAEATGVYLKIRDLLRDSPRSQAQNKK
- the rsrc2 gene encoding arginine/serine-rich coiled-coil protein 2, with amino-acid sequence MDAQEALARRLERAKKLQEQKEKELLEKRLQESAAGTVAPLSCDPVSAPSPGLNVAALLASGTQVTPQIAMAAQMAALQAKTLAETGIAVPSFYNPSAVNPMKFAEQEKKRKKLWQGKKEGDTNKKSQTAELWEKLNFGNKDQNVKFRKLMGIKGEEEEEGSSSGAANEEGLRTLQQQEEMFHNLDVQYEMARSQTHTQRGMGLGFSSSFS